One window of Mycobacteriales bacterium genomic DNA carries:
- the pyrR gene encoding bifunctional pyr operon transcriptional regulator/uracil phosphoribosyltransferase PyrR — MAHAPTPFRGSAAAAGNPAEPAPSDRRTVLDADDIARALTRIAHEVIERTKGAGDVVLLGIPTRGVDLARRLADRIAAVQSTDVPVGSLDVTMYRDDLRMRGVRPLAETDLPASGVDGRTVVLVDDVLFSGRTVRAALDALNDLGRPRAVQLAVLVDRGHRELPIRADYVGKNLPTSLRETVSVLLDEHDGRDAVLLGPADDATGGDA; from the coding sequence GTGGCGCATGCCCCCACACCGTTTCGCGGCTCCGCCGCTGCTGCCGGCAATCCCGCCGAGCCGGCGCCCTCCGATCGCCGCACCGTCCTCGACGCCGACGACATTGCGCGTGCCCTGACCCGGATCGCCCACGAGGTGATCGAGCGCACCAAGGGCGCCGGCGACGTCGTCCTCCTCGGCATCCCGACCCGTGGAGTCGATCTCGCCCGCCGGCTGGCCGACCGGATCGCCGCGGTCCAGTCGACCGACGTACCGGTGGGCTCCCTCGACGTGACGATGTACCGCGACGACCTGCGCATGCGCGGCGTACGCCCGCTCGCCGAGACCGACCTGCCGGCCAGCGGGGTCGACGGGCGCACGGTGGTCCTCGTCGACGACGTGCTCTTCTCCGGGCGCACGGTCCGCGCCGCGCTCGACGCGCTGAACGACCTCGGGCGCCCGCGCGCGGTCCAGCTCGCTGTGCTCGTCGACCGGGGGCATCGCGAGCTGCCCATCCGCGCCGACTACGTGGGCAAGAACCTCCCCACCTCGCTGCGCGAGACCGTCAGCGTGCTGCTCGACGAGCACGACGGCCGCGACGCCGTGCTGCTCGGTCCCGCTGACGACGCGACCGGAGGTGACGCATGA
- the mihF gene encoding integration host factor, actinobacterial type, with protein sequence MPLPSLTPEQRAAALEKAAAARRARADLKARLKRSGTSLADVLARGETDEAIGKMKVSAVLEALPGVGKARAAKIMERLDISPSRRVRGLGANQRARLVAEFGDGAGRA encoded by the coding sequence GTGCCGCTTCCGTCCTTGACCCCCGAGCAGCGGGCCGCGGCGCTGGAGAAGGCCGCGGCGGCCCGGCGGGCCCGCGCCGACCTCAAGGCGCGGCTCAAGCGCTCGGGCACGTCGCTCGCGGACGTGCTCGCGCGAGGCGAGACCGACGAGGCGATCGGCAAGATGAAGGTCTCCGCGGTGCTCGAGGCGCTGCCCGGCGTCGGCAAGGCGCGGGCCGCGAAGATCATGGAGCGGCTCGACATCTCGCCGAGCCGGCGGGTGCGCGGTCTCGGCGCCAACCAACGAGCCCGGCTGGTGGCAGAGTTCGGTGACGGTGCCGGACGCGCGTAG
- a CDS encoding dihydroorotase, protein MSAWTLRGVRPYGGEPTDLHLADGRIVEEAPAGATAYDAGGLVVLPGLVDLHTHLREPGREDAETVETGTLAAALGGYTAVHAMANTEPVADTAGVVEQVWRLGQEAGHCEVHPVGAVTVGLGGERLAELGAMADSAARVRVFSDDGRCVHDPLLMRRALDYVKAFDGVIAQHAQDPRLTEGAQLNEGVVSAQLGLVGWPAVAEEAVIARDCLLAAHVGSRLHVCHVSTAGAVELIRWAKSKGWDVTAEVTPHHLLLTDDLATSYDPVFKVNPPLRTAADVAALRAGLADGTIDAVATDHAPHPLEDKETEWAAAAFGMLGLETALSIVVDTMVATGALDWKGVADRMSVRPAHIGRLAEQGQQLVPGAPANVVLIDPDARWVVDPAQTASRSRNTPYAGRELPARVVATFLRGRPTVMDGKPA, encoded by the coding sequence ATGAGCGCCTGGACCCTGCGGGGCGTGCGGCCCTACGGCGGTGAGCCCACCGACCTGCACCTCGCCGACGGCCGCATCGTCGAGGAGGCGCCGGCGGGCGCCACGGCCTACGACGCCGGCGGCCTCGTCGTGCTGCCGGGCCTGGTCGACCTGCACACCCACCTGCGCGAGCCCGGCCGCGAGGACGCCGAGACGGTCGAGACCGGCACCCTCGCCGCCGCCCTCGGCGGCTACACCGCAGTGCACGCGATGGCCAACACCGAGCCCGTCGCCGACACCGCGGGCGTCGTCGAGCAGGTCTGGCGGCTCGGGCAGGAGGCCGGTCACTGCGAGGTGCACCCCGTCGGTGCGGTCACCGTCGGGCTCGGTGGCGAACGGCTCGCCGAGCTCGGTGCGATGGCCGACTCCGCCGCCCGGGTGCGGGTGTTCTCCGACGACGGCAGGTGCGTGCACGACCCGCTGCTCATGCGCCGGGCGCTCGACTACGTCAAAGCCTTCGACGGGGTCATCGCGCAGCACGCGCAGGACCCGCGGCTCACGGAGGGCGCGCAGCTCAACGAGGGCGTCGTCTCCGCGCAGCTCGGCCTCGTCGGCTGGCCGGCCGTCGCCGAGGAGGCTGTCATCGCGCGCGACTGCCTGCTCGCCGCGCACGTCGGCTCCCGGCTGCACGTGTGCCACGTGTCCACGGCCGGCGCGGTCGAGCTGATCCGCTGGGCCAAGAGCAAGGGCTGGGACGTCACCGCCGAGGTGACGCCGCACCACCTCCTGCTGACCGACGACCTGGCCACGTCCTACGACCCGGTCTTCAAGGTCAACCCGCCGCTGCGCACGGCTGCCGACGTCGCCGCCCTCCGCGCCGGGCTGGCCGACGGCACCATCGACGCCGTCGCCACCGACCATGCGCCGCACCCGCTGGAGGACAAGGAGACCGAGTGGGCCGCCGCGGCGTTCGGCATGCTCGGCCTCGAGACCGCGCTCTCGATCGTCGTCGACACGATGGTCGCCACCGGCGCGCTCGACTGGAAGGGAGTCGCCGACCGCATGTCCGTCCGCCCCGCTCACATCGGCCGCCTGGCCGAACAAGGACAGCAGCTCGTCCCGGGTGCGCCCGCCAACGTCGTACTCATCGATCCCGATGCCCGCTGGGTCGTCGACCCGGCGCAGACGGCAAGCCGCAGCCGCAACACGCCCTACGCCGGACGCGAGCTGCCCGCCCGCGTCGTCGCGACGTTCCTGCGCGGCCGGCCCACCGTCATGGACGGGAAGCCCGCATGA
- the pyrF gene encoding orotidine-5'-phosphate decarboxylase, whose amino-acid sequence MTGRERAPIAVALDAPDVETAARWAAAVSPYVSTLKVGLGLFCRQGPEVVDAIRGARGADLFLDLKLHDIPATVANAARAVARLKPRYLTVHAAGGRAMVSAAVEAAPDVDIAGVTVLTSLAESDLATVGFAGSAADAVRRLAVLAVDSGARALVCSPQEVAMVRAEVGPGITLITPGVRPAAADTQDQARVATPERALADGADLLVIGRPITGADDPGAAAAAISATLAR is encoded by the coding sequence GTGACCGGCCGCGAGCGGGCGCCCATTGCGGTGGCCCTGGACGCCCCCGACGTGGAGACCGCCGCCCGTTGGGCGGCCGCGGTCTCGCCGTACGTCTCGACGCTGAAGGTCGGCCTGGGGCTCTTCTGCCGGCAGGGCCCGGAGGTCGTCGACGCGATCCGGGGCGCGCGCGGCGCCGACCTCTTCCTCGACCTGAAGCTGCACGACATCCCCGCGACCGTGGCCAATGCCGCGCGGGCGGTGGCACGGCTCAAACCGCGTTACCTGACGGTGCACGCGGCCGGCGGCCGGGCGATGGTGTCCGCCGCCGTCGAGGCCGCCCCCGACGTCGACATCGCCGGCGTCACCGTGCTGACCTCCCTCGCCGAGAGCGACCTGGCCACCGTGGGTTTCGCCGGCTCCGCCGCCGATGCCGTACGCCGCCTCGCGGTGCTCGCCGTCGACTCGGGCGCCCGCGCGCTGGTCTGCTCCCCGCAGGAGGTCGCGATGGTCCGCGCGGAGGTCGGCCCCGGCATCACACTGATCACCCCGGGCGTGCGCCCGGCGGCTGCCGACACCCAGGACCAGGCCCGGGTCGCGACCCCCGAGCGCGCGCTCGCCGACGGGGCGGACCTGCTGGTCATCGGCCGCCCGATCACCGGTGCCGACGACCCCGGGGCGGCCGCCGCCGCGATCTCCGCGACCCTCGCGCGTTAG
- a CDS encoding dihydroorotate dehydrogenase, translated as MADLTTRLAGVEFPNPVFTASGCAAAGQELDQFFDVSSIGGVVTKSIMLEPRSGRPTPRMAETPSGMLNSIGLQGPGIDAFLQRDLPWLEQRGARAVVSIAGGSVDDYAKLAGRLRGAPLAMIEVNISCPNVEDRGQVFACDAGGAAAVVSAVRKAVASSIPVFAKLSPDVTDIVAVARACVDAGADGLSMINTLLGIVIDTTSLRPVLAGVTGGLSGPAIRPVAVRCVWQVHAAMPEVPILGMGGIRTGLDALEFLLAGASAVSVGTVTFHDPSAPARVLAELRQALDERGIERLEDIIGLAHRPPVLTVPEEPDPPGDEPEPIPTARPVAFEDVR; from the coding sequence ATGGCCGACCTGACCACGCGACTTGCCGGGGTGGAGTTCCCCAATCCGGTCTTCACCGCCTCCGGGTGCGCCGCCGCCGGTCAGGAGCTCGACCAGTTCTTCGACGTCTCCTCGATCGGCGGCGTCGTCACCAAGTCGATCATGCTCGAGCCCCGGTCCGGCCGGCCGACGCCACGCATGGCCGAGACCCCGAGCGGCATGCTCAACTCCATCGGGCTGCAGGGGCCGGGCATCGACGCGTTCCTGCAGCGCGACCTGCCGTGGCTCGAGCAGCGCGGAGCGCGGGCCGTCGTCTCGATCGCCGGCGGCAGCGTCGACGACTACGCCAAGCTCGCCGGCCGGCTGCGTGGGGCGCCGCTCGCGATGATCGAGGTCAACATCTCCTGCCCCAACGTCGAGGACCGCGGCCAGGTCTTCGCCTGCGATGCCGGTGGCGCCGCCGCGGTCGTCTCCGCCGTGCGCAAGGCGGTCGCGTCGAGCATCCCCGTCTTCGCGAAGCTCTCGCCCGACGTCACCGACATCGTCGCCGTCGCGCGCGCCTGCGTCGACGCCGGCGCCGACGGCCTCTCGATGATCAACACGCTGCTCGGGATCGTCATAGACACGACGAGCCTGCGCCCGGTGCTCGCGGGGGTCACCGGCGGGCTGTCCGGGCCGGCCATCCGGCCGGTCGCCGTCCGCTGCGTCTGGCAGGTCCATGCCGCGATGCCCGAGGTACCGATCCTCGGCATGGGCGGGATCCGCACCGGGCTCGACGCGCTGGAGTTCCTGCTCGCCGGCGCCAGCGCGGTCAGCGTCGGCACGGTCACCTTCCACGACCCGAGCGCGCCCGCCCGGGTGCTCGCCGAGCTGCGCCAGGCCCTCGACGAGCGAGGCATCGAACGACTGGAGGACATCATCGGCCTAGCCCACCGCCCGCCGGTTCTCACCGTCCCGGAGGAGCCCGATCCACCGGGCGACGAACCCGAGCCGATCCCCACCGCCCGACCCGTCGCCTTCGAGGACGTCCGGTGA
- the carA gene encoding glutamine-hydrolyzing carbamoyl-phosphate synthase small subunit yields the protein MREPAILVLEDGRAFRGEAYGAVGETVGEAVFNTGMTGYQETLTDPSYHRQVVVMTAPHIGNTGVNDEDPESRRIWVAGYVVRDPARVPSNWRSQRSLDEELAAQGVVGISGVDTRALTRHLRERGAMRVGVSSVETDPDALAARVLASPTMEGSDLAREVTTPQPYVVDASGGRRYRVAAIDLGIKASTPRYLSQAGCEVHVLPATATADDILAVEPDGVFFSNGPGDPATADYAVEAMTGVLGRKPVFGICFGNQILGRALGLGTYKLKYGHRGVNQPVQDRLTGQVHVTSHNHGFAVDAPLEGRVDTPYGAAEVTHVDLNDDVVEGLQCLEIPAFSVQYHPEAAPGPHDATGLFERFAELMEAHR from the coding sequence ATGAGAGAACCAGCCATCCTGGTCCTGGAGGACGGGCGGGCGTTCCGCGGCGAGGCCTACGGCGCCGTCGGCGAGACCGTCGGGGAAGCGGTCTTCAACACCGGCATGACCGGCTACCAGGAGACCCTCACCGACCCGTCGTACCACCGGCAGGTCGTCGTCATGACCGCCCCGCACATCGGCAACACCGGCGTCAACGACGAGGACCCCGAGTCCCGCCGGATCTGGGTCGCCGGCTACGTCGTGCGCGACCCGGCCCGGGTGCCCTCCAACTGGCGTTCGCAGCGCAGCCTCGACGAGGAGCTCGCCGCTCAGGGCGTGGTCGGCATCAGCGGTGTCGACACCCGCGCGCTGACCCGGCACCTGCGCGAGCGCGGCGCGATGCGGGTCGGTGTCTCCAGCGTCGAGACCGACCCCGACGCGCTGGCCGCGCGCGTGCTCGCGAGCCCCACCATGGAGGGCTCCGACCTCGCGCGCGAGGTCACCACGCCGCAGCCCTACGTCGTGGATGCCTCGGGTGGCAGGAGATACCGCGTGGCCGCGATCGATCTCGGCATCAAGGCCTCGACCCCGCGCTACCTCAGCCAGGCCGGGTGCGAGGTGCACGTGCTTCCCGCCACCGCGACCGCCGACGACATCCTCGCGGTCGAGCCCGACGGCGTGTTCTTCTCCAACGGCCCTGGCGACCCGGCGACGGCCGACTACGCCGTCGAGGCGATGACCGGGGTGCTGGGCCGCAAGCCGGTGTTCGGCATCTGCTTCGGCAACCAGATCCTGGGCCGCGCGCTCGGCCTGGGCACCTACAAGCTCAAGTACGGCCATCGCGGCGTCAACCAGCCGGTGCAGGACCGGCTGACCGGCCAGGTGCACGTGACCAGCCACAACCACGGGTTCGCCGTCGACGCGCCGCTCGAGGGCCGGGTCGACACCCCCTATGGTGCCGCCGAGGTCACCCACGTCGATCTCAACGACGACGTGGTCGAAGGCCTGCAGTGCTTGGAAATCCCGGCGTTCTCGGTGCAGTACCACCCCGAGGCCGCCCCCGGCCCGCACGACGCGACCGGGTTGTTCGAGAGGTTCGCGGAGTTGATGGAGGCACACCGGTGA
- a CDS encoding transcriptional regulator, translated as MTDSRDEIDLTAAEPGTSAYAKALGSRLRGIRMQQGLSLHGVEEKSEGRWKAVVVGSYERGDRAVTVQRLAELADFYGVPIAELLPHGGGSVATPEPPPRIVIDLEKLSDVPADDAAPLHRYAQTIQSQRGDYNGRVLSIRQDDLRSLAVIYNQSAHEVAEQFIHWGVLNPEARRAVDA; from the coding sequence ATGACCGACAGCAGGGACGAGATCGACCTCACGGCGGCGGAGCCCGGCACCAGCGCCTACGCCAAGGCGCTCGGCTCGCGGCTGCGAGGCATCCGCATGCAGCAAGGTCTGTCGCTGCACGGCGTCGAGGAGAAGTCCGAGGGACGCTGGAAGGCCGTGGTCGTCGGCTCCTACGAGCGCGGCGACCGGGCGGTCACGGTGCAGCGGCTGGCCGAGCTCGCCGACTTCTACGGCGTACCCATCGCCGAGCTGCTCCCCCACGGCGGCGGCAGCGTCGCGACCCCCGAGCCTCCCCCGCGCATCGTCATCGACCTCGAGAAGCTGTCCGACGTGCCGGCCGACGACGCGGCTCCGCTGCACCGCTACGCGCAGACGATCCAGAGCCAGCGCGGCGACTACAACGGCCGGGTGCTCTCCATCCGGCAGGACGACCTGCGCTCGCTGGCCGTGATCTACAACCAGTCGGCCCACGAGGTCGCCGAGCAGTTCATCCACTGGGGGGTTCTCAATCCCGAAGC
- the carB gene encoding carbamoyl-phosphate synthase large subunit codes for MPKRTDIESVLVIGSGPIVIGQGCEFDYSGTQACRVLRDEGLRVSLVNSNPATIMTDPEFAHATYIEPITPGVVAKVIARERPDALLATLGGQTALNTAVALYESGILEQYDVELIGANVDAIRAGEDREKFKELMAQIGAEVARSRLVRRVEEGIETAAELGYPLVLRPSYTLGGAGSGFAHDETELRRMLAAGLAASPVHEVLVEESILGWKEYELEMMRDGADNVVVVCSIENLDPMGVHTGDSITVAPAMTLTDREYQHMRDVAIDVIRAVGVDTGGSNIQFAVDPATGRMIVIEMNPRVSRSSALASKATGFPIAKIAAKLAIGYTLDEIANDITQETPASFEPSLDYVVVKIPRFAFEKFPGADPVLTTHMKSVGEVMALGRAFPEALQKAMRSLEQAGSQFDFAAAAGDKDALLASAAKPHEGRLHDVQRALQAGATVAEVAAATGIDPWFVDQVQLLCEVADKVRGAADLDAATLRHAKRHGFSDLQIAALRGMREETVRALRHALGVRPVYKTVDTCAAEFAARTPYHYSSYDEETEVEPSSRPKVLILGSGPNRIGQGIEFDYACVHASYALRDAGYETVMVNCNPETVSTDYDTSDRLYFEPLTFEDVLEVVHAEQASGEVVGVVVQLGGQTPLGLAQRLKDAGVPIVGTPPEAIHLAEERGAFGRVLAEAGLPAPKHGTATSFADAKKIADEIGYPVLVRPSYVLGGRGMEIVYDDDMLRAYIERATQISPEHPVLVDRFLDDAVEIDVDALYDGSELFLGGVMEHIEEAGIHSGDSACALPPLALGSADIRRIRESTEAIARGVGVRGLLNVQYALAGDILYVLEANPRASRTVPFCSKATAVPLAKAAARVMLGATIADLRAEGMLPEGDGADLPLDAPMSVKEAVLPFGRFHGVDTVLGPEMKSTGEVMGIDAVFGTAFAKSQEAAFGALPTKGRVFVSVANRDKRAIIFPLKRLADLGFEVLATVGTAATLHRNGVAATVVRKLSDGPDNIVEKILAGEVDLIVNTPFGQAGPRLDGYEIRTAAVSRGVPAVTTVQGLAAAVQGIEALVRGEVGVTPLQEHHDRIRAGRAGGHG; via the coding sequence ATGCCCAAGCGCACAGACATCGAGAGCGTCCTCGTCATCGGTTCCGGACCGATCGTCATCGGCCAGGGCTGCGAGTTCGACTACTCCGGCACCCAGGCCTGCCGCGTGCTCCGGGACGAGGGGCTGCGAGTGAGCCTCGTCAACAGCAACCCGGCGACGATCATGACCGACCCGGAGTTCGCGCACGCGACCTACATCGAGCCGATCACGCCGGGGGTCGTGGCCAAGGTCATCGCCCGCGAGCGCCCCGACGCGCTGCTCGCCACCCTCGGCGGTCAGACCGCGCTCAACACCGCGGTCGCGCTCTACGAGAGCGGCATCCTCGAGCAGTACGACGTGGAGCTGATCGGCGCCAACGTCGACGCGATCCGGGCGGGGGAGGACCGCGAGAAGTTCAAGGAGCTGATGGCGCAGATCGGCGCCGAGGTCGCCCGCAGCCGCCTGGTGCGCCGCGTCGAGGAGGGCATCGAGACCGCGGCCGAGCTGGGCTACCCGCTGGTGCTGCGCCCGTCCTACACGCTGGGCGGTGCCGGTTCCGGCTTCGCCCACGACGAGACCGAGCTGCGCCGGATGCTCGCCGCCGGGCTGGCCGCGAGCCCGGTCCACGAGGTGCTGGTCGAGGAGAGCATCCTGGGCTGGAAGGAGTACGAGCTCGAGATGATGCGCGACGGCGCCGACAACGTCGTCGTCGTCTGCTCGATCGAGAACCTCGACCCGATGGGCGTGCACACCGGCGACTCGATCACCGTCGCCCCGGCGATGACGCTGACCGACCGCGAGTACCAACACATGCGCGACGTCGCGATCGACGTCATCCGCGCGGTCGGCGTCGACACCGGCGGGTCCAACATCCAGTTCGCGGTCGACCCGGCCACCGGCCGCATGATCGTTATCGAGATGAACCCCAGGGTCTCGCGGTCCTCCGCGCTGGCGTCCAAAGCGACCGGCTTCCCGATCGCGAAGATCGCCGCCAAGCTGGCGATCGGCTACACCCTCGACGAGATCGCCAACGACATCACGCAGGAGACGCCGGCGAGCTTCGAGCCGAGCCTCGACTACGTGGTCGTGAAGATCCCGCGCTTCGCCTTCGAGAAGTTCCCCGGCGCCGATCCGGTGCTGACGACGCACATGAAGAGCGTCGGAGAGGTCATGGCCCTCGGCCGGGCCTTCCCCGAGGCCCTGCAGAAGGCGATGCGCTCCCTCGAGCAGGCCGGCAGCCAGTTCGACTTCGCGGCCGCCGCGGGCGACAAGGACGCGTTGCTCGCCAGCGCCGCCAAGCCGCACGAGGGCCGGCTGCACGACGTGCAGCGCGCGCTGCAAGCCGGGGCCACCGTCGCCGAGGTCGCTGCGGCGACCGGCATCGACCCGTGGTTCGTCGACCAGGTCCAGCTGCTGTGCGAGGTCGCCGACAAGGTCCGCGGCGCGGCCGACCTCGACGCGGCCACCCTGCGCCACGCCAAGCGGCACGGCTTCTCCGACCTGCAGATCGCCGCGCTACGCGGCATGCGCGAGGAGACCGTGCGGGCGCTGCGCCACGCGCTCGGTGTGCGCCCCGTCTACAAGACCGTCGACACGTGCGCCGCCGAGTTCGCCGCCCGCACGCCCTACCACTACTCGTCCTACGACGAGGAGACCGAGGTCGAACCGTCGAGCCGGCCGAAGGTGCTGATCCTCGGCAGCGGCCCCAACCGCATCGGCCAGGGCATCGAGTTCGACTACGCCTGCGTGCACGCCTCCTACGCGCTCCGCGACGCCGGCTACGAGACCGTGATGGTCAACTGCAACCCGGAGACGGTCTCGACCGACTACGACACCTCCGACCGGCTCTACTTCGAGCCGCTGACCTTCGAGGACGTGCTCGAGGTCGTGCATGCCGAGCAGGCGTCGGGCGAGGTCGTCGGCGTCGTCGTACAGCTCGGCGGCCAGACGCCGCTCGGCCTCGCGCAGCGGCTCAAGGACGCCGGCGTGCCGATCGTCGGTACGCCGCCCGAGGCCATCCACCTGGCCGAGGAACGCGGGGCGTTCGGTCGGGTGCTCGCCGAGGCCGGACTGCCGGCCCCCAAGCACGGCACCGCCACGTCCTTCGCCGATGCGAAGAAGATCGCCGACGAGATCGGCTACCCGGTGCTGGTGCGCCCGTCCTACGTCCTCGGTGGTCGCGGCATGGAGATCGTCTACGACGACGACATGCTGCGCGCCTACATCGAGCGGGCCACGCAGATCTCACCCGAGCACCCGGTCCTCGTCGACCGTTTTCTCGACGACGCGGTCGAGATCGACGTCGACGCGCTGTACGACGGGTCAGAGCTGTTCCTCGGCGGGGTGATGGAGCACATCGAGGAGGCCGGCATCCACTCCGGCGACTCTGCCTGCGCGCTGCCCCCGCTCGCGCTCGGCAGCGCCGACATCCGGCGCATCCGCGAGTCCACCGAGGCGATCGCCCGGGGAGTCGGGGTGCGCGGGCTGCTCAACGTGCAGTACGCATTGGCCGGCGACATCCTCTACGTCCTCGAGGCCAACCCGCGGGCCAGCCGCACCGTGCCCTTCTGCTCCAAGGCGACCGCGGTGCCGCTCGCCAAGGCGGCCGCGCGCGTGATGCTCGGCGCGACGATCGCCGACCTGCGCGCCGAGGGGATGCTGCCCGAGGGGGACGGCGCCGACCTGCCGCTCGACGCGCCGATGTCGGTCAAGGAGGCCGTGCTGCCGTTCGGCCGGTTCCACGGGGTCGACACCGTGCTCGGCCCGGAGATGAAGTCGACCGGTGAGGTCATGGGCATCGACGCGGTGTTCGGTACCGCCTTCGCCAAGTCGCAGGAGGCGGCGTTCGGCGCGCTGCCGACGAAGGGTCGGGTCTTCGTGTCGGTCGCCAACCGCGACAAGCGGGCGATCATCTTCCCGTTGAAGCGGCTCGCGGACCTCGGCTTCGAGGTGCTCGCCACGGTCGGCACCGCCGCCACCCTGCACCGCAACGGTGTGGCGGCGACCGTCGTGCGCAAGCTCTCCGACGGGCCCGACAACATCGTCGAGAAGATCCTCGCGGGCGAGGTCGACCTGATCGTCAACACGCCGTTCGGCCAGGCCGGCCCGCGCCTCGACGGCTACGAGATCCGCACCGCCGCGGTCTCGCGCGGCGTGCCCGCGGTCACTACGGTCCAGGGGCTGGCGGCGGCCGTGCAGGGCATCGAGGCGCTGGTCCGTGGCGAGGTGGGAGTCACGCCGCTGCAGGAGCACCACGACCGCATAAGGGCGGGGCGAGCGGGCGGTCACGGATGA
- a CDS encoding aspartate carbamoyltransferase catalytic subunit, with the protein MKHLLSAGDLTRDEAELVLDTAEELARVADRPIKKLPTLRGRTVVNLFFEDSTRTRTSFEVAAKRLSADVITFSAKGSSVSKGESLKDTALTLEAMGADGVICRHSASGAPHRLAQWVHGAVVNAGDGTHEHPTQALLDAYTMRSRLGRVEGLNVAIVGDVLHSRVARSNVLLLHTLGAQVTLVAPPTLLPVGVDAWPAEVSYDLDDVLPKSDVVMMLRVQRERMHAAYFPTTREYSRRYGLDAPRMAALPDDAIVMHPGPMNRGVEIAAEVADSVRSTIVEQVANGVSVRMAVLYLLLGGTE; encoded by the coding sequence ATGAAGCACCTGCTCTCCGCGGGCGACCTCACCCGTGACGAGGCCGAGCTCGTGCTCGACACCGCCGAGGAGCTCGCCCGGGTCGCCGACCGGCCGATCAAGAAGCTGCCGACCCTGCGCGGCCGCACGGTCGTCAACCTGTTCTTCGAGGACTCCACCCGCACCCGCACGTCGTTCGAGGTCGCGGCGAAGCGGTTGTCCGCCGACGTCATCACGTTCTCGGCCAAGGGCAGCAGCGTGTCCAAGGGCGAGTCGCTCAAGGACACCGCGCTGACCCTCGAGGCGATGGGCGCCGACGGCGTGATCTGCCGGCACAGTGCCAGCGGCGCCCCGCACCGGCTGGCGCAGTGGGTCCACGGCGCGGTCGTCAACGCCGGCGACGGTACCCACGAGCACCCGACCCAGGCGCTGCTCGACGCCTACACGATGCGCTCGCGGCTCGGTCGGGTCGAGGGGCTCAACGTCGCCATCGTCGGCGACGTGCTGCACTCGCGGGTCGCGCGTTCGAACGTGCTGCTGCTGCACACGCTCGGCGCCCAGGTGACCCTGGTCGCGCCGCCCACCCTGCTGCCGGTCGGGGTCGACGCCTGGCCGGCGGAGGTCTCCTACGACCTCGACGACGTGCTGCCCAAGAGCGACGTCGTCATGATGCTGCGAGTGCAGCGCGAGCGGATGCACGCGGCCTACTTCCCGACCACCCGCGAGTACTCCCGGCGCTACGGGCTCGACGCCCCACGGATGGCTGCCCTGCCCGACGACGCGATCGTGATGCACCCCGGACCGATGAACCGCGGCGTCGAGATCGCCGCCGAGGTCGCCGACTCGGTCCGGTCCACGATCGTCGAGCAGGTCGCCAACGGCGTGAGCGTCCGGATGGCCGTGCTCTACCTGCTGCTCGGAGGGACTGAATGA
- a CDS encoding dihydroorotate dehydrogenase electron transfer subunit: MKPVQVRGEVLGIKQVGAYWAMTLVAPGIAEQTRPGQFVAIAVGGPETPMLLRRAFSIHAVRETGIYGGTVEFVFAVHGKGTEWLSRLRQHDSVDVVGPLGRPFALPREPAHCVLVGGGYGAAPLFLLADALRARGCRVDFVLGAATGDRLFGALEAKRMAASVAFTTDDGSFGQQGRVSDMLPDVIARTRADVVYACGPMAMLEAVSRIAAEAYDGAGIPAQVAVEEAMACGVGVCMTCVLPVIGDDGETRMVRSCVEGPVFAADRLRWDALGTVPLDAVGAAAMGAH; the protein is encoded by the coding sequence ATGAAGCCGGTCCAGGTGCGCGGCGAGGTCCTCGGCATCAAGCAGGTCGGCGCCTACTGGGCGATGACGCTGGTAGCGCCGGGCATCGCCGAGCAGACCAGGCCGGGCCAGTTCGTCGCGATCGCGGTGGGCGGACCCGAGACACCGATGCTGCTGCGCCGGGCCTTCTCGATCCACGCCGTCCGCGAGACCGGCATCTACGGCGGCACCGTCGAGTTCGTCTTCGCCGTCCACGGCAAGGGCACCGAGTGGCTGTCCCGACTGCGGCAGCACGACAGCGTCGACGTGGTCGGGCCGCTGGGCCGGCCGTTCGCGCTCCCTCGCGAGCCGGCGCACTGCGTCCTCGTCGGGGGCGGTTACGGCGCCGCGCCGCTGTTCCTGCTCGCCGATGCGCTGCGCGCCCGCGGCTGCCGGGTCGACTTCGTACTCGGCGCCGCCACCGGCGACCGGCTCTTCGGCGCGCTGGAGGCCAAGCGGATGGCTGCCAGCGTCGCATTCACCACCGACGACGGTTCTTTCGGCCAGCAGGGCCGGGTCTCGGACATGCTTCCCGACGTCATCGCCCGCACCCGCGCCGACGTCGTCTACGCCTGCGGCCCGATGGCGATGCTCGAGGCCGTCTCGCGGATCGCGGCGGAGGCCTACGACGGGGCCGGCATCCCCGCCCAGGTCGCGGTCGAGGAGGCGATGGCCTGCGGCGTCGGCGTCTGCATGACCTGCGTGCTGCCCGTCATCGGTGACGACGGGGAGACCCGCATGGTCCGCTCCTGCGTCGAGGGCCCGGTGTTCGCCGCCGACCGGCTGCGCTGGGACGCGCTGGGCACCGTGCCGCTCGATGCCGTCGGCGCCGCGGCGATGGGAGCGCACTGA